The following coding sequences are from one Balneolales bacterium ANBcel1 window:
- a CDS encoding leucine-rich repeat domain-containing protein → MNITTEGGSRCFSPQQWLTGAKNMLVSAPAKKMILLLCGTLLFAASGSYAQKATIINKDGIQLDRTLEEMGRSVHEDDSLALVALYHALDGPNWRNNSGWLTDMVEFWHGVDQVEEVNDDEWRVTRFELRSNRGVGIIPDDVRKLAYLERLKMDNNQIFGPIPLGITEISTLQRLELEYNLLEGEIPWEEFVTMPNLERLVLHSNRLTGEISPVVGDFPRLQHLRIYRNQLSGQIPPELGNASTITRLEIGINRYTGDIPAELGNLPELQRLDIRNCYGLNPGPIPDWMLNQAETLERVYLNGSNRTGEIPAWINQMFQLERLYLGDGDEIGGPIPDMTFLDNLYELRLDNANFTGPIPDWLAYLPGLQRLRLRDNAFTGQIPAVFGDGAFRRIDFRNLQLDGPMPDLRNLDLEWVYLRNIGFDLEEIPSWLEHQSRLQRLELRNNGITGDIPDWLGDLTSLVVLDLSDNDITGPIPSWLENRTDIEQLHLGRTQMDITEIPSWLAARDNLTELGLGGLGLTGEIPLWLSNLIDLRVLALDDNELTGPIPPQLGDLVLMDSLNLANNHFTGELPENLINMGIFGGVTEFDALIVSGNEGLEGPVPMIYTNWDPDVMRFFWFDGTALCEPDNHSFSEWLEAISEPFDPLNPLTYTGVRSTGIICGQDVPSSSDDIELPQRVHMYHNYPNPFNPTTTIRYDLPSDNHVSLTIFNVLGQHVTTLVNGHQVAGSHTVTFDASNLSSGTYFCRLEADGRVITQTMMLVK, encoded by the coding sequence ATGAATATTACTACAGAAGGCGGAAGCCGGTGTTTTTCACCTCAGCAATGGTTGACCGGGGCGAAAAATATGCTTGTTTCGGCTCCGGCAAAAAAGATGATCCTCCTGCTATGCGGGACACTGTTATTTGCTGCGTCAGGTTCTTATGCCCAAAAAGCAACCATTATAAACAAAGACGGCATCCAGCTGGATCGTACGCTCGAAGAAATGGGACGATCCGTCCATGAAGACGATTCACTGGCACTTGTGGCTTTGTATCACGCGCTGGACGGACCCAACTGGCGAAATAACTCGGGATGGCTGACCGACATGGTCGAGTTTTGGCATGGCGTCGATCAGGTAGAAGAGGTCAACGACGACGAATGGCGCGTCACGCGTTTTGAATTGCGCAGCAACAGGGGGGTCGGCATAATCCCTGATGATGTCAGAAAACTGGCGTATCTGGAACGCCTAAAAATGGATAACAATCAGATTTTCGGTCCCATCCCCCTGGGCATCACCGAAATTTCCACCCTGCAGCGACTGGAACTGGAGTACAATCTGCTGGAGGGTGAAATACCGTGGGAGGAGTTCGTCACCATGCCCAATCTGGAGCGTCTGGTGCTCCACTCCAACCGGCTGACGGGCGAAATTTCACCGGTAGTGGGTGACTTCCCGCGGCTGCAGCATCTCCGTATCTACCGGAATCAACTTAGCGGACAGATTCCGCCCGAACTGGGCAACGCCTCCACCATTACCCGTCTTGAAATCGGAATCAATCGCTATACCGGGGATATACCGGCAGAACTTGGAAATTTGCCTGAGCTGCAACGGCTGGATATTCGTAACTGCTATGGCCTCAATCCCGGCCCAATTCCCGACTGGATGCTGAACCAGGCCGAGACCCTGGAGCGAGTTTATCTGAACGGCTCCAACCGTACCGGCGAGATTCCCGCGTGGATCAACCAGATGTTCCAGCTGGAAAGGCTCTATCTGGGTGACGGGGATGAGATCGGCGGACCTATTCCCGATATGACGTTCCTGGACAACCTGTATGAACTGCGGCTGGATAACGCGAACTTCACCGGACCCATTCCCGATTGGCTGGCATACCTTCCGGGACTGCAGCGCCTCCGTCTGCGAGACAATGCCTTCACCGGTCAAATTCCGGCCGTTTTTGGCGACGGCGCTTTCCGGCGTATCGATTTCCGGAACCTGCAGCTCGACGGCCCCATGCCGGATCTGCGCAACCTCGATCTCGAGTGGGTCTATCTCAGGAACATCGGTTTTGACCTCGAAGAGATCCCTTCCTGGCTGGAGCACCAGTCCAGACTTCAGCGGCTCGAACTGCGAAACAACGGTATTACCGGTGACATCCCCGACTGGTTGGGAGACCTGACCTCACTGGTGGTCCTTGATCTTTCGGATAACGACATCACCGGACCCATCCCCTCGTGGCTGGAAAACCGGACGGATATCGAACAGCTGCACCTTGGCCGCACACAAATGGATATCACCGAGATTCCCTCCTGGCTTGCCGCTCGTGATAACCTGACCGAACTGGGCCTCGGCGGCCTCGGACTGACCGGTGAAATTCCGCTTTGGCTCTCCAATCTGATCGATCTCAGGGTCCTGGCACTGGATGATAATGAGCTGACCGGCCCCATTCCGCCGCAACTCGGCGACCTGGTTCTCATGGACTCGCTCAACCTGGCCAATAACCACTTCACCGGAGAACTCCCCGAAAACCTGATCAACATGGGAATTTTCGGCGGCGTAACGGAGTTTGACGCCCTGATCGTATCCGGTAACGAAGGTCTCGAAGGGCCTGTGCCGATGATCTATACCAACTGGGATCCCGACGTGATGCGTTTCTTCTGGTTTGACGGTACCGCTCTTTGCGAGCCGGACAACCACTCCTTCAGTGAATGGCTTGAAGCGATCAGCGAACCGTTCGATCCCCTGAATCCGCTGACCTACACCGGTGTTCGGTCAACCGGAATCATCTGTGGCCAGGATGTACCCTCCTCATCGGATGATATCGAGTTGCCCCAACGGGTGCACATGTACCACAACTATCCCAACCCGTTCAACCCGACTACTACGATCCGGTATGATCTTCCGTCCGACAACCATGTCAGTCTGACGATCTTCAATGTACTGGGTCAGCATGTGACGACTCTGGTGAACGGCCATCAGGTTGCCGGCAGCCACACCGTCACCTTCGACGCGTCAAATCTCTCCAGCGGAACCTATTTCTGCAGGCTGGAGGCTGACGGACGCGTCATCACCCAGACGATGATGCTGGTGAAATAA
- a CDS encoding RNA polymerase sigma-70 factor, producing the protein MSVKKGKESDRLLAEKIRRGDRKAFTDLYRAYFSELCCFAHRYVESPDIAEEMVQDVFMNIWNRRSEWHIGIHPAAYLYRSVRNRSLDYLKHRNVVLRWEKTAMHETAQSAPSPDLLYEHDELADAVSKAIAKLPERRRTIFVLSRDHELTYREIAEVLDISVKTVETQMGRALKMLRDLMKKHNS; encoded by the coding sequence ATGTCAGTAAAAAAGGGAAAGGAATCCGATCGGCTGCTGGCTGAAAAAATACGCAGAGGCGACAGAAAAGCGTTTACCGATTTATATCGTGCCTATTTTTCTGAGTTATGCTGTTTTGCCCACCGGTATGTTGAAAGTCCGGATATTGCGGAAGAGATGGTCCAGGATGTCTTCATGAACATCTGGAACCGGCGGTCGGAGTGGCACATTGGAATCCACCCCGCAGCCTATCTGTATCGCTCGGTTCGAAACCGGTCGCTTGATTACCTGAAGCATCGCAACGTCGTTTTGCGATGGGAAAAAACCGCCATGCATGAAACCGCCCAGAGTGCACCGTCCCCGGACCTGCTCTATGAACACGATGAACTGGCGGATGCCGTCAGCAAGGCGATTGCAAAACTGCCCGAGCGCCGAAGGACCATTTTTGTCCTTAGCCGTGACCATGAACTCACCTATCGGGAGATCGCGGAGGTCCTGGACATATCCGTAAAAACGGTGGAAACCCAGATGGGACGGGCGTTGAAGATGCTTCGCGACCTCATGAAGAAGCACAACTCCTGA
- the leuS gene encoding leucine--tRNA ligase yields MSEYKPADIEPKWQEYWLKNKTFRTDDSDRDRPKFYVLDMFPYPSSSGLHVGHPEGYTATDILARYKRMNGFNVLHPIGWDAFGLPAEQYAIKTGTHPGITTNANVNGFRRQLQSLGFSYDWDREVDTTDPAYYRWTQWIFLKLYEQGLAYEASVPVNWCPALGTVLANEEVIDGKSEVGGFPVERKPMRQWMLKITEYAERLLNDLEELDWPESIKEMQRNWIGKSEGANVIFYLKAGSETGAGPAESGETAAATDTIEVFTTRPDTLFGATYMVLAPEHPLVDRITTDDRREAVAAYRKEAANKSDLDRTDLNKDKTGVFTGGYAVNPVNSQEIPVWVADYVMMSYGTGAIMAVPGHDERDWEFARKFGLPIVEVVKGGDIEKEAYVDSEEGVSVNSANDEISLDGLPVAQSKEKITKWLEKKGLGKYTVTYKLRDWLFSRQRYWGEPFPVIHVDGKPKPLPEDHLPITLPDMDDFQPTQTGEPPLAKATDWVNTTDPETGQPAVRETNTMPQWAGSCWYYLRYISPDYEKGPVDPDQERYWMPVDLYVGGAEHAVLHLLYARFWHKVLYDIGVVSTKEPFYRLVNQGMILGELEFTAYRDAEGRFVPADRAATVEELERVKLSEQEVEKRGDRFVLKRTDTAVDARSFKMSKSRGNVINPDDVVAQYGADALRLYEMFMGPLEQVKPWSMQGVEGVYRFLKRVWRLFIDEQTGELQESITFAPGKEAKGGSGEPSSSANGSGDEDGGPGRPTRAQMKQLHEAIKKVTEDIESHRFNTAISALMIFTNEAMKWDERPAQVLGTFTLLLSPFAPHLAEELWSRLQAKAEKEGSVILDGTISQSAGSAPGPEAATGGQNDSGTLAYQSWPEYEERYLQDDTKTYAVQVNGKVRGQVEVPADRAADKEYVLAAAKEQQSVARHLAKGEIIKEIFVPNRVINFVVKPG; encoded by the coding sequence ATGAGTGAATACAAACCCGCTGATATCGAACCGAAGTGGCAGGAGTACTGGCTGAAAAACAAAACTTTTCGCACCGATGACAGCGACCGGGACCGCCCGAAGTTCTACGTGCTCGACATGTTTCCCTATCCCAGCAGCTCCGGGCTTCATGTAGGCCATCCGGAAGGGTACACCGCCACCGACATCCTGGCGCGATACAAGCGGATGAATGGTTTCAACGTATTGCATCCCATCGGATGGGACGCTTTCGGACTCCCCGCCGAACAGTATGCCATCAAAACCGGAACTCACCCCGGCATTACCACCAACGCCAATGTCAACGGATTCCGGCGGCAGTTGCAGTCGCTCGGATTCAGCTACGACTGGGACCGCGAGGTCGATACCACCGATCCCGCCTATTACCGCTGGACCCAGTGGATCTTTTTGAAACTGTATGAGCAGGGCCTTGCCTACGAAGCGAGCGTGCCGGTGAACTGGTGTCCGGCGCTGGGCACGGTACTGGCCAATGAGGAGGTGATCGACGGAAAGAGCGAGGTCGGCGGTTTCCCGGTAGAGCGCAAACCGATGCGACAATGGATGCTCAAAATCACGGAGTATGCCGAGCGTCTGCTGAACGACCTCGAGGAACTGGACTGGCCCGAGTCCATCAAGGAGATGCAGCGCAACTGGATCGGCAAATCGGAAGGCGCGAACGTGATTTTCTATCTGAAAGCCGGAAGCGAGACCGGCGCCGGGCCTGCCGAATCCGGCGAAACAGCCGCCGCCACCGATACCATCGAAGTCTTTACCACCCGTCCCGACACCCTGTTTGGCGCCACCTATATGGTGCTGGCGCCCGAACATCCGCTGGTCGACCGGATTACTACCGACGACAGGCGTGAGGCCGTCGCGGCATATCGCAAGGAAGCCGCCAACAAATCGGATCTGGATCGCACCGATCTCAACAAGGACAAAACAGGGGTCTTTACGGGCGGATACGCCGTCAACCCGGTCAACAGCCAGGAGATCCCGGTCTGGGTCGCCGACTATGTGATGATGTCGTACGGAACGGGAGCCATCATGGCGGTGCCGGGCCATGATGAGCGTGACTGGGAATTTGCCCGCAAGTTCGGTCTGCCGATTGTCGAGGTGGTGAAGGGCGGCGATATTGAAAAAGAGGCGTATGTCGACTCCGAAGAAGGGGTCTCGGTCAATTCAGCCAACGATGAAATTTCGCTCGACGGTCTGCCGGTAGCCCAATCCAAAGAGAAAATCACAAAATGGCTCGAGAAAAAGGGCCTGGGTAAATACACGGTCACCTACAAGTTGCGCGATTGGCTCTTTTCACGTCAGCGCTACTGGGGCGAGCCGTTTCCGGTCATACATGTGGACGGGAAGCCCAAGCCGCTGCCGGAGGATCACCTCCCGATTACTCTCCCGGATATGGACGATTTCCAGCCGACACAAACCGGGGAGCCGCCGCTGGCCAAGGCAACAGACTGGGTCAATACCACCGATCCCGAAACGGGGCAGCCCGCGGTCCGTGAGACCAACACCATGCCGCAATGGGCCGGATCGTGCTGGTACTATCTGCGCTATATCAGTCCCGATTACGAAAAAGGTCCGGTGGATCCCGATCAGGAGCGCTATTGGATGCCGGTGGATCTGTACGTAGGCGGAGCAGAGCATGCGGTGCTTCACCTGCTCTACGCGCGGTTCTGGCACAAGGTGCTCTACGATATTGGCGTGGTTTCCACCAAAGAACCGTTCTACCGCCTGGTCAACCAGGGCATGATTCTCGGGGAGCTGGAGTTCACCGCCTACAGGGACGCCGAGGGACGGTTTGTGCCGGCCGACCGGGCCGCTACCGTTGAGGAACTCGAGCGCGTCAAATTGTCGGAGCAGGAGGTGGAGAAACGTGGTGACCGTTTCGTACTCAAGAGAACCGATACGGCCGTGGATGCCCGTTCGTTCAAGATGTCCAAGTCGCGCGGCAACGTGATCAACCCGGACGATGTGGTCGCGCAGTACGGGGCCGATGCCCTGCGGCTGTACGAGATGTTCATGGGTCCGCTTGAGCAGGTAAAACCCTGGAGTATGCAGGGTGTAGAGGGGGTCTACCGGTTTTTGAAACGGGTTTGGCGCCTGTTTATCGATGAACAGACCGGCGAATTGCAGGAATCGATCACCTTTGCACCGGGAAAAGAGGCGAAAGGCGGCTCGGGAGAACCTTCATCATCTGCAAACGGATCCGGAGACGAGGACGGCGGGCCGGGCCGGCCCACGCGCGCACAGATGAAACAGCTGCACGAGGCCATCAAAAAAGTGACCGAGGATATCGAATCCCACCGCTTTAATACCGCCATATCGGCACTGATGATCTTCACCAACGAGGCGATGAAATGGGATGAGCGGCCGGCACAGGTCCTCGGCACGTTTACCCTGCTGCTCTCGCCATTCGCGCCGCACCTGGCGGAAGAGCTGTGGTCACGGCTTCAGGCCAAAGCGGAAAAAGAGGGGAGTGTTATCCTCGACGGAACGATATCACAGTCTGCCGGCAGTGCGCCCGGCCCGGAAGCGGCAACAGGGGGGCAGAACGACTCCGGAACCCTGGCTTATCAGTCCTGGCCGGAGTACGAGGAGCGCTACCTGCAGGACGATACGAAAACATATGCGGTGCAGGTCAATGGTAAGGTGCGCGGGCAGGTCGAAGTGCCGGCCGATCGCGCCGCCGACAAGGAGTACGTCCTTGCGGCCGCAAAAGAGCAGCAATCCGTGGCAAGGCATCTTGCAAAAGGAGAGATCATCAAAGAGATCTTCGTCCCGAACCGGGTGATCAACTTCGTAGTGAAGCCGGGGTAA
- a CDS encoding histidine kinase dimerization/phosphoacceptor domain -containing protein, producing MDDIKIIIAQLESGEIGDMTQLASDLRSWHDQLLKQKHEDQAKKARLRERVKERDCLYEVITRLQASKTEADMETTFQEVVHLIPQGFQYPERTGACIRLGRRTWCSPGFRMSDGGLVASKEVEDGIILELRVGLQIDKPGAPDSGLADTAVKPPRYLPEEQLLIEKILRLLARQYADHVTFQKLAESEQLFRTTLYSIGDGIITTDKNGVVRQLNGVAEQLTGWSEDEATGKPIRDVFTIINETTKEEVDNPVDKVLKHGKTVDLANHTLLISRDGREIPIADSGAPIRIDDGDIIGVVLVFRDIENWRNAEKSLQQNLKEKEVMLAEIHHRVKNNIAVISGLLELEAEQAERPELQALFMKAESRIRSMALVHEKLYQASSLSEIDFGSYIMELAGHVLETFAPDRSVTIDFDVGPVHLDITHAIPCGMILNELIYNGLKYAFPGSGNGKITISLSERKGRIRMAYRDNGVGYNDAFLEDFADGKLQNLGFQLITGLVKQIRGILNIANEDGASVIIHFPKN from the coding sequence ATGGATGACATAAAGATAATAATTGCGCAGCTGGAGTCCGGAGAGATTGGGGATATGACGCAGCTGGCATCCGATCTCAGGAGCTGGCATGACCAGCTCCTCAAACAAAAACATGAGGATCAGGCAAAGAAAGCCAGGCTTCGGGAGCGGGTCAAGGAGCGTGATTGCCTGTATGAGGTTATCACACGTCTTCAGGCATCGAAAACCGAAGCCGACATGGAAACCACCTTTCAGGAGGTTGTCCATCTGATACCACAGGGATTTCAGTATCCCGAACGGACGGGAGCCTGTATCCGGCTGGGACGCAGAACCTGGTGCAGCCCCGGTTTTAGAATGAGTGATGGCGGGCTTGTCGCATCCAAAGAGGTTGAGGACGGGATCATCCTTGAACTTCGGGTCGGTTTGCAGATTGATAAACCGGGGGCGCCCGATTCCGGGCTGGCTGACACTGCCGTGAAGCCTCCGCGATATCTGCCCGAAGAACAGCTGCTCATTGAAAAGATTCTGCGGTTGCTGGCGCGACAATATGCGGATCATGTCACTTTCCAAAAGCTGGCCGAAAGCGAGCAGCTTTTCCGGACCACATTATACAGCATCGGTGACGGGATCATCACCACCGACAAAAACGGTGTGGTGCGCCAGCTAAACGGTGTCGCCGAACAGCTTACCGGATGGAGCGAGGATGAGGCCACAGGCAAACCCATCCGGGATGTGTTCACCATCATCAATGAAACCACCAAGGAAGAAGTTGATAATCCGGTTGACAAGGTACTGAAACACGGAAAAACTGTGGACCTGGCCAATCACACATTGTTGATTTCCAGAGACGGCAGGGAAATCCCTATTGCCGACAGTGGCGCTCCCATTCGAATCGATGACGGAGACATTATCGGTGTGGTTCTGGTGTTTCGGGATATCGAAAACTGGCGGAACGCAGAAAAGAGCCTCCAGCAGAACCTCAAGGAGAAGGAGGTGATGCTGGCGGAAATCCACCATCGCGTTAAAAACAACATCGCCGTCATTTCCGGATTGCTGGAACTGGAGGCCGAACAGGCGGAACGTCCGGAATTACAGGCACTTTTCATGAAAGCTGAAAGCCGAATCCGCTCCATGGCACTGGTGCATGAAAAGCTGTATCAGGCGTCTTCGCTTTCGGAAATTGATTTCGGCTCGTATATCATGGAGCTTGCCGGCCATGTACTTGAAACTTTCGCGCCGGATAGAAGTGTTACCATCGATTTCGACGTGGGGCCTGTGCATCTGGATATCACCCATGCCATTCCGTGCGGAATGATTCTCAACGAACTGATCTATAACGGCCTGAAATACGCCTTCCCCGGCAGCGGAAACGGGAAAATCACAATATCCCTGAGTGAGCGCAAAGGCAGGATACGGATGGCCTACCGGGACAACGGAGTCGGGTACAATGATGCCTTTCTGGAGGATTTTGCCGACGGTAAGCTGCAAAATCTTGGTTTCCAGCTCATCACCGGACTCGTAAAACAAATTCGAGGCATACTGAATATCGCGAATGAGGATGGGGCTTCGGTCATTATCCACTTCCCGAAGAACTGA
- a CDS encoding acyl-CoA reductase, with the protein MERHRTACIAGAVDAWLANEGGLLGQSVERTVAEGLFPRHDVTFMLEEIRRTVTGKTLIQWVDTAVSRTGIKAEASPGQTRKVLCLHAGNLPMVGLQDLLAVLLSGGAYYGKLTRKDPRLMDGLLRLLQERLPDQVISWSTNMDDLAGIRADNVLFAGSEGSVDAVTRRCRELGLSREYTRFLYRTARFSMALLSSADFNDAGDLAPDVAGSLAEAILRYDGKGCRSVAVVIAPVTLTEAASGLQSALMDFLQQNPSESQQHPSIRYWSAYLKSVKRAVVRTGPALVTDEPDMAGMERVVCWIHHPEPVAQAETLASRYGHRLQQVYVTADTLKEHIRKPVSDGGLRLAPLEEAQRPPIAWQPDGVDVLQWLLAE; encoded by the coding sequence ATGGAGAGGCACCGAACTGCATGCATCGCCGGAGCCGTGGACGCCTGGCTGGCCAATGAAGGCGGATTGCTGGGACAGTCGGTGGAACGGACCGTCGCCGAAGGCCTCTTCCCGCGCCATGATGTGACCTTCATGCTGGAGGAAATCAGAAGGACGGTCACCGGAAAAACCCTGATCCAATGGGTGGATACCGCTGTTTCACGAACGGGAATCAAAGCGGAAGCTTCGCCCGGCCAAACCCGGAAGGTGCTGTGCCTGCATGCGGGAAACCTGCCCATGGTCGGCCTGCAGGATCTGTTGGCGGTTCTGCTCTCCGGCGGCGCCTACTACGGGAAGTTGACGCGAAAGGATCCCCGGCTAATGGACGGGCTGCTTCGGTTGTTGCAAGAGCGCCTGCCGGATCAGGTGATTTCATGGAGTACCAATATGGACGATCTTGCGGGTATCCGTGCCGATAATGTACTGTTTGCCGGTTCCGAAGGGTCGGTGGATGCCGTTACCCGCCGCTGCCGGGAGCTCGGACTGTCCCGCGAATACACCCGCTTTTTATATCGCACGGCCCGCTTCTCCATGGCGCTACTCTCCAGCGCCGACTTCAATGATGCCGGAGATCTTGCGCCGGATGTTGCCGGGTCTCTGGCGGAAGCGATTCTGCGATACGATGGTAAGGGCTGCCGGTCGGTAGCCGTGGTCATCGCTCCGGTCACGCTGACGGAAGCGGCCAGCGGGTTGCAATCCGCTCTCATGGACTTCCTTCAGCAAAACCCTTCCGAATCGCAACAACATCCTTCAATCCGCTACTGGTCGGCCTATCTCAAGAGTGTAAAGCGCGCTGTAGTGCGAACCGGACCCGCACTGGTTACCGATGAACCCGACATGGCCGGTATGGAGCGGGTTGTCTGCTGGATACATCATCCCGAACCGGTGGCACAGGCCGAAACACTGGCATCCCGCTACGGCCACCGTCTGCAGCAGGTCTACGTGACGGCGGACACGCTGAAAGAGCACATCCGCAAACCAGTGTCTGATGGCGGCCTTCGATTGGCTCCGCTTGAGGAAGCCCAGCGTCCGCCGATAGCCTGGCAGCCTGACGGGGTGGATGTGCTGCAGTGGCTGCTTGCGGAATAA
- a CDS encoding NHL repeat-containing protein: MTHIAVLCLILPFWMAPGPMPMPDAPGVTGSPQAEPRSPVLTGLSDAVAVRASSAGHLFIVERGRNRILKIDTEGVRIDSAGRLGSGDYQFDNPVAIDPTNELKIYVADRNNRRIQVFDRRFQYIGTVSLPQRAGYGQAYRPALITTDYAGRLFFYDEERHRVFRIDSNGQYDLSFELFGPDDRVLPLSMTILDEVIWVADSREQVLHRFSLSGSYLGFLHLPEPVRALARAHRELWVMGSAHIMQIDGTGEILRRVSLPEMAVGQASPLTWRSFTILGRQAWLLHGSGLVRMDLGPMAD, translated from the coding sequence GTGACTCATATTGCCGTTCTGTGCCTGATCCTGCCATTCTGGATGGCACCGGGACCGATGCCGATGCCGGATGCCCCCGGTGTTACCGGAAGCCCGCAGGCGGAACCCCGTTCGCCTGTTCTGACAGGACTAAGCGATGCCGTTGCCGTGCGGGCCTCATCCGCCGGACACCTTTTTATTGTCGAAAGGGGTCGCAACCGCATCCTGAAAATTGACACGGAAGGAGTGAGAATCGACTCGGCAGGACGCCTCGGCAGCGGCGATTACCAGTTTGACAACCCCGTTGCCATCGATCCCACCAACGAACTCAAAATATACGTGGCAGACCGGAACAACCGGCGTATCCAGGTTTTCGACCGCCGCTTCCAGTATATAGGAACGGTCTCCCTGCCGCAGCGCGCCGGATACGGCCAGGCCTACCGCCCCGCGCTGATCACCACCGACTATGCCGGCCGCCTGTTTTTTTACGACGAAGAGCGCCACCGCGTCTTCCGCATCGACAGCAACGGGCAGTATGATCTCAGTTTTGAACTGTTTGGCCCGGACGACCGCGTGCTCCCACTCTCCATGACCATTCTGGATGAAGTGATCTGGGTGGCCGACAGCCGCGAACAGGTCCTTCACCGGTTTTCGCTGTCAGGCTCGTACCTCGGTTTTCTGCACCTGCCCGAACCCGTGCGCGCGCTGGCCAGGGCGCACAGGGAGTTATGGGTGATGGGATCCGCCCATATTATGCAGATTGACGGCACCGGTGAAATTCTCCGCCGCGTGAGTCTGCCGGAAATGGCCGTCGGCCAGGCCTCTCCACTCACATGGCGCAGTTTCACGATCCTTGGCCGGCAGGCATGGCTGCTGCACGGCAGCGGACTGGTGCGGATGGATCTTGGCCCAATGGCAGACTGA
- the purD gene encoding phosphoribosylamine--glycine ligase — MAQHNVLILGSGGREHALAWALSRSPKLGKLFIAPGNPGTGAYGENIALPGSDAGDVTSWFEAVAGVIEERRIDLTVVGPEQPLVDGITDFLEQRGHKVFGPSKAAARLEGSKTFAKNLMHKYKIPTAQSTHFSGHTVLDDVESWLKFDNDTWPVVIKADGLAAGKGVFICRTQTEALQHMQRIREDESLRRAAKEVVVEEFMEGEEASVFAITDGRNARLLLSAQDHKRIGEGDTGLNTGGMGAYAPAPVVDERMLRIVEDTILYPTLGAMQLEGHGYRGVLYLGLMITDEGPKVVEYNCRFGDPECQVLLPAMKSDLLEVMLATVNHQLESCEVEMSDDHFCGVVMASGGYPEAYTKGKEITGLDAVSDVAIVFHSGTRLEDGKLLTNGGRVLTVVAGGPDLKSAITRCYSEVDKISFDNAVFRRDIGAKGLKRA; from the coding sequence ATGGCACAACACAATGTATTGATACTTGGATCCGGCGGCCGGGAGCATGCCCTGGCATGGGCCCTGAGCCGCTCCCCGAAGCTGGGCAAGCTGTTCATCGCTCCGGGCAATCCGGGAACCGGCGCATATGGCGAAAACATCGCGCTGCCGGGCAGTGATGCCGGGGACGTCACGTCCTGGTTCGAGGCGGTAGCGGGAGTGATTGAGGAACGGCGGATTGACCTGACGGTCGTCGGTCCAGAACAGCCTCTGGTCGACGGTATCACCGATTTTCTGGAGCAGCGCGGCCACAAGGTATTTGGTCCGTCGAAGGCCGCCGCCCGGCTTGAAGGCAGCAAAACCTTCGCCAAGAACCTGATGCACAAGTACAAGATTCCTACGGCCCAATCCACCCATTTCTCGGGACATACCGTGCTGGATGATGTCGAATCGTGGCTCAAATTCGACAACGATACCTGGCCGGTTGTGATCAAGGCCGATGGGCTCGCCGCCGGAAAAGGGGTGTTCATCTGCCGGACGCAGACCGAAGCGCTCCAGCACATGCAGCGCATCCGCGAGGATGAGTCGCTGCGCAGGGCGGCAAAGGAAGTCGTCGTGGAGGAGTTTATGGAAGGTGAAGAGGCCTCGGTTTTTGCTATAACCGACGGGCGCAATGCCCGGCTGCTGCTCTCCGCGCAAGATCACAAGCGCATCGGGGAGGGCGATACCGGTCTCAATACTGGTGGTATGGGAGCCTACGCTCCGGCTCCGGTCGTGGACGAGCGTATGCTCCGCATCGTCGAAGACACCATTCTCTACCCGACGCTCGGGGCCATGCAGCTGGAAGGCCATGGGTACCGGGGCGTGTTGTACCTCGGACTCATGATCACCGACGAGGGGCCCAAAGTCGTCGAGTACAACTGCCGCTTCGGCGACCCCGAGTGCCAGGTGCTGCTGCCCGCCATGAAATCGGATCTGCTTGAAGTCATGCTCGCTACGGTGAACCACCAGCTGGAGTCGTGCGAGGTCGAGATGTCGGACGACCATTTCTGCGGCGTTGTGATGGCTTCGGGAGGATACCCCGAGGCCTATACCAAGGGCAAGGAGATCACCGGGCTGGATGCGGTGTCGGACGTGGCCATCGTCTTCCACAGCGGCACACGCCTGGAGGACGGGAAGCTGCTGACCAACGGCGGCCGCGTTCTCACTGTCGTGGCCGGCGGTCCCGACCTGAAAAGCGCCATCACACGCTGTTACAGTGAAGTGGATAAAATTTCTTTTGATAATGCCGTTTTCAGGAGGGATATTGGAGCCAAGGGGCTGAAGCGAGCCTGA